A window from Saprospiraceae bacterium encodes these proteins:
- a CDS encoding DUF3800 domain-containing protein — translation MYVDESGDCGTVNSPSKYFVLSALVIHEFAWQQFIEDLISFRRSLKANYNLKMSEEIHAGEFLSKRAKIVIRI, via the coding sequence ATGTATGTTGATGAAAGCGGAGATTGCGGGACAGTTAATTCTCCATCAAAATATTTTGTTTTATCTGCTTTAGTTATTCACGAGTTTGCATGGCAACAATTTATTGAAGATTTAATTAGTTTTCGAAGATCACTCAAAGCAAATTATAATTTAAAAATGAGTGAAGAAATTCATGCTGGTGAATTTTTAAGTAAAAGAGCTAAAATAGTTATACGCATATAA
- a CDS encoding helix-turn-helix domain-containing protein produces the protein MAQVIVLTPDQLQSFVDSVAQRVESLIKDSQKKQITSKEWLTAREVSELLKISHTTIHDWSKKGILKKHRIGDRIRFRHDEVLDSLLKIESKHGRS, from the coding sequence ATGGCACAAGTAATTGTTTTAACACCGGACCAGCTCCAATCATTTGTGGACAGTGTGGCCCAAAGGGTAGAGTCCCTTATAAAGGATTCCCAGAAAAAACAGATCACTTCAAAGGAATGGCTAACAGCCAGGGAGGTATCCGAGCTCTTAAAAATAAGTCATACTACCATACATGACTGGTCTAAAAAAGGAATCCTGAAAAAACACAGGATTGGGGACCGGATAAGATTTCGCCATGATGAGGTATTGGATTCATTACTAAAAATTGAATCAAAGCATGGAAGATCTTAA